One region of Oryza glaberrima chromosome 7, OglaRS2, whole genome shotgun sequence genomic DNA includes:
- the LOC127778765 gene encoding glycosyltransferase BC10-like, protein MSSSPLVLTVLLFASLTGLVVLAPRSSSPPATATPSPPVVGDGVGGGGEDGDLALFRRATLDGGEGAAAMAVAEPKVAFLFLTNSELTFAPLWERFFEGHGERLNVYVHADPAARLMMPPTRSFKGRFVAAGPTKRADATLIAAARRLLAAALVDDAANAYFALLSQHCVPVHSFRHLHATLFPPPAAAAAAARRQRRLPSYIEVLDGEPQMASRYAARGEGAMLPEVPFDRFRVGSQFFTLARRHAALVVGERRLWDKFRQPCLDQNACYPEEHYFPTLLDMADPAGVARYTLTHVNWAGSVHGHPHTYTAAEVSAELVADLRRPKKNTTHDYMFARKFSPDCLAPLMDIADAILFND, encoded by the coding sequence atgtcgtcgtcgccgttggtGCTTACTGTCCTCTTGTTTGCGTCGCTGACCGGGCTGGTGGTTCTTGCCCcgcgctcctcgtcgccgccggcgacggcgacgccgtcgccgcctgtGGTGGGTGATGGGGTGGGTGGAGGTGGGGAGGATGGTGATCTCGCGCTGTTCCGGCGAGCCAcgctggacggcggcgagggggcggcggcgatggcggtggcggagcctAAGGTGGCGTTCTTGTTCCTCACCAACTCGGAGCTCACGTTCGCGCCGCTGTGGGAGAGGTTCTTCGAGGGGCATGGCGAGAGGCTGAACGTGTACGTGCACGCCGACCCGGCGGCGCGGCTGATGatgccgccgacgaggtcgttCAAGGGGCGGTTCGTGGCGGCGGGGCCGACGAAGCGCGCCGACGCGACGCTgatcgccgcggcgcgccgcctgctcgccgccgcgctggtggACGACGCCGCGAACGCCTACTTCGCGCTGCTGTCGCAGCACTGCGTCCCCGTCCACTCCTTCCGCCACCTCCACGCGACGCTGTTCCcgccccccgccgcggcggccgcggcggcgcgccgccaacgccgcctccCGAGCTACATCGAGGTGCTCGACGGCGAGCCGCAGATGGCGTCGCGGtacgcggcgcgcggcgagggcgccATGCTTCCCGAGGTCCCGTTCGACCGGTTCCGCGTGGGCTCCCAGTTCTTCACACtcgcgcggcgccacgccgcgctCGTTGTCGGCGAGCGCCGCCTCTGGGACAAGTTCCGGCAGCCGTGCCTGGACCAGAACGCGTGCTACCCGGAGGAGCACTACTTCCCGACGCTGCTCGACATGGCCGACCCCGCCGGCGTCGCGCGGTACACGCTGACGCACGTCAACTGGGCCGGCAGCGTGCACGGCCACCCGCACACGtacacggcggcggaggtgtcggcggagctcgtcgccgacctccgccgccCCAAGAAGAACACCACCCACGACTACATGTTCGCGCGCAAGTTCTCGCCGGATTGCCTCGCCCCGCTCATGGACATCGCCGACGCCATCCTCTTCAACGATTGA
- the LOC127779920 gene encoding F-box/FBD/LRR-repeat protein At1g13570-like, which yields MDDATTTKRKRPVIRFNDLPTDILIGIISRLPIKEAARTSILSSHWKKIWCSHVNLEFSFYSMSPRLASTSHDARLRMKMFIERVSQVFAQHSGLSVQKIAIQGKLDNEHADHINRWLSFVSATKTKDLTFDFKSRYPREGPYDFPFKFFGAMDSSYLLSMRLSAVSLNPPVDFKAFLNLKRLKLEHTNITDENMQILISNCNALEFLGIVDCGKLTRLSTSHLWNQLKHLHVESCHLLKEIELNLGLTKLGYKGTLIPLSPPGPLLLTNVCMKLQHARSSLGYIFTNLPSTLLHLETLSLQCSELERAILPENHIKFMYLKHLRLQLRHPVTEKKIDLLDFACLLEAAPLLQKFELHMWMPLHHQRYREEAHGELRSLPPQPHAHLRLVHISGFIGMKDQLELSLHILRNSAMIRAMKVDPKPLFALPCISMLSPLEGFQYLDGYEVAIEYLCREDHNNVVDVSEIRREEVETLSVCELVYPDCVRLTRKANSSS from the exons atGGATGATGCTACTACGACCAAAAGGAAAAGACCAGTGATTCGTTTCAATGACCTACCTACG GATATATTGATTGGTATCATATCCCGGCTGCCGATAAAAGAGGCGGCAAGGACGAGTATATTATCAAGCCACTGGAAAAAAATCTGGTGTTCCCATGTAAACTTGGAATTCTCCTTCTACTCAATGTCACCAAGATTAGCTTCGACCTCACATGATGCACGGCTTAGGATGAAAATGTTCATCGAGAGAGTCAGTCAAGTCTTTGCGCAACACAGTGGTCTAAGTGTTCAGAAAATAGCAATCCAAGGTAAGTTGGATAATGAACATGCAGACCACATAAACAGATGGCTCAGCTTTGTTAGTGCTACTAAAACGAAAGATCTTACTTTTGATTTCAAATCCCGGTATCCTAGAGAGGGGCCCTATGATTTCCCTTTTAAGTTTTTCGGTGCTATGGACAGTTCATATTTGCTGTCCATGAGGCTTAGTGCTGTTTCTCTGAACCCGCCTGTGGATTTCAAAGCCTTTCTGAACCTTAAAAGGCTCAAGTTAGAACACACAAATATTACTGATGAAAACATGCAGATTTTGATCTCCAACTGCAATGCCTTGGAGTTTCTTGGTATCGTTGATTGTGGGAAGCTCACAAGATTGTCGACATCGCACCTTTGGAACCAGCTTAAACATTTGCATGTCGAGAGCTGCCATCTGCTTAAAGAGATAGAGTTGAATCTTGGCCTGACGAAACTTGGGTACAAGGGCACACTGATACCGTTGTCACCTCCTGGGCCATTGCTGCTAACGAATGTCTGCATGAAGCTGCAACACGCTCGTTCCTCTCTTGGATATATCTTCACCAATCTTCCAAGCACGCTGCTCCATCTCGAGACGCTGAGTTTGCAATGTTCAGAACTCGAG AGGGCTATTTTGCCAGAaaatcatatcaaatttatGTATCTAAAGCATTTGAGGTTGCAATTGAGACACCCTGTGACGGAAAAGAAGATTGATCTTCTTGACTTTGCCTGCCTACTGGAAGCTGCTCCTTTACTGCAAAAGTTTGAATTACAT atgtgGATGCCCCTTCACCATCAACGGTATCGCGAAGAAGCTCATGGCGAGCTACGGAGTCTTCCACCGCAGCCTCACGCCCATCTCAGGCTTGTACACATTAGTGGATTCATCGGCATGAAAGACCAATTGGAGCTGTCACTGCACATTCTCAGAAATTCCGCCATGATCAGGGCGATGAAGGTCGACCCCAAGCCGCTCTTCGCCCTTCCTTGTATATCGATGCTGTCACCCTTGGAAGGGTTTCAGTATCTTGATGGGTATGAGGTCGCCATTGAATATCTCTGCAGAGAAGACCACAACAATGTCGTCGATGTTTCTGAAATTCGTCGTGAGGAGGTCGAAACGCTCTCGGTTTGTGAGCTGGTTTATCCAGATTGTGTTCGCCTTACCCGTAAGGCCAATTCCTCTTCCTGA